ttcagttcaattgatcgaaaaattatatcgaacaaattcatttttccaacgaattgttcgaattatcaaatttatatatgccaaacatcaaatatttatattatttccactactaatctcatttcgtaatgcagaagcgatttttcggcgaaaataataGTAGGGGTACGCCACTGGCGGCCGTCGCCGCTTCGGGTATCTTCGAGATTCTGTCAGCAAGAAATTGTCAGCCAACTTCACACCGCTTATATATCTTTGCTGCAAACCATGTGTCTCTTGACAACCGAACAGCTGATCGAACATCTGCGCAGAGTTGGTGCACTAATAaccgttttatttgggaacacttCAGGGGCGTGAAGCCCGGAGCTGTACCGGTGCATGAAGCACCAAAAAGAAAGCGCCTATTATGCCAACCATTGTTACCAGGGTTCCACGCTCACCAGAAACAGATTGTCCCACCTGCTTCACACCTCTTTCAGCAATTACGTTAGGAGCCTGCACTACGGTCATAACACCAGTTTCATCTAGATTAAAGATTCTGCTTGCTGTGAATGAATGTTTTTGAAGGGCTCTACTGTAATTATCAAAAGAGGTTTCGACATTTGTTCTGTGTAAACTGGTTGCCCTTGATAGACTTGTGTTTTCTGGCTTCCGTAAAGAAAGTTCCGGATGTCTCTTCATGAAACCTTGAACCCAGTCTGAACCTGCTTGCTTATTTTCTATCCACGAATTTGGGAGATTCCTTGCTAATTTTAGAGCATAATCGTGGGCTAATGTTCGCAGCATTTGATACGTCAAACCATAGTTCATACGAGCGCATGCCAACGAATATTCGACGAGCAGCTCTTCTTGTTCTTTACTGAACACCTGCCGAAAGGTATGCTTTGACGAAAATGTTTCAGTCTctcctttttttttgttcatttctaCGCAATTTCTTAATCTATAAAAGAGAGCCGTGTGTGTGTGACCGAATAAACTTGAGAGGCCTTTCTTAACGACAATTCTCCCCGTTGTACACTATGGATTGCCCTTTGCATATCTTACTCGAGAAATTCtggtttttttctcttctttatATAGGTTCTGACCATTATGAAGATTCTAGAATCAAATATTCGAAATTACTTCGGGCTCAGACACTGTTGTTCAATTTCATTCGGAACTATTTTAGTGGGGCACCTTTGAACATCGTAGGATTGTGTTCAAATGTGCCCCACGCAATGAAATTCTTTACAAGcaggattgaaaaaaaattgttatattACCTTTCAAAAAGCATCTTTCCTGTTCTTCTGGCTAGATATTTTTAACTGAAAAATCCTGACACCCTGTGTATCTTCTATACTTTCTGAATAATTCACTAGACTACACTCGTTTAGTTTCATAGCAGATGGTCACAAAACAACGCATGCGCATGATATCCTAGCTATCAGcagaccacagattacagagaatagaTGGGACACTGGCCTTCTTtgagatgaaatattgtttggcgCTTTTCTATAGCGGATGCGATCCGTACTACATGCAACCTAAGGAAACTGTATTATCAACAATACAGGAGTCTGTATTAGCAAGAAAAGCCGCGAATTTAAAACCGTTCGCACTACTGGGTCCGCGAAATATTTAGTTCAAGAAAGCTTGAACTATTTTAAAGGAAAGGATGCTGCTAaggaaataatattaataattataataaaaatgtttatttacataataataatcattactataggtataatatatatataaaatagtTATACATTGAACATTATCAGGTATATAAATAAACAAACATTGTTTTCCCACTAAGTGAAACCAtcaatatgaatgaattttcaaaaaatttaagtGAAATTACTCGCAttaaaaattcagaataatatttaaaatatatgtacaggtTTTTTCAAGTAGACAGACATCTACTTACGTACTTTCAAcgaattcagaataatatttataAGAAAAATATACAATCGGTATACATTGTACATTGCAGgtatataaataaacaaatattgtTTTCCCACAAAGTGGAACCATCaatatgaatgaataataattatctTTTTATGTTTACCTTGACTGTCTGATTCCTCAATTGACATAAGCTGAAATTATAAGTTGGTCCAGAGATATGCTAAGAACGCGTTTGAAATCCACGAgatgaaataataatttttattgcatAAGCTAATTGTTACCTCAGACATTTATTTTggtactagctgacccggcaaacgttgttttgccatataaataatttccatgttgtatcataaaaaaatagaaattaaaaattttgtctaaaaaatagaaaaaaatttaggggtggactaccccttaACATttagatgaaaaatagatgttggccgattctcatagataccggataagcacaaaaaatttcatcaaaatcggtcaagccgtttcggaggagtatggcaacgaaaactgacacgagaattttatatattagaagaAAGATTTAAGCTGACTCATCCTAGCATTGTACTCTTCCAACATTGAgtacattattttttctttcgcaGTTAGTTGTGAAATCCTAGTGTACTGCAACCTCTTCAAAATTGACTTTCTAACCCCGAAAACAAATAATATTCTATGTAACAATTGATCATCTGAAAATTTGATGAGGAAAATTggtttttctacaagcgtgcgcgttcaacctttttcccgcacgcattccaagttgcaaagagtcactttcccaaaacgtgcgggaaaaacgcctgctatttctttcccgcacgcatttgcgtgcgggaatggattagcaggggtttttcccgcacgcaaatattatagagtaaattaaattctatcatgtttctatgcatagaacgtcaacgatgagaaacccatagtaatgacatgcagaattacgtctgtcattatatatgaattaatcaaatgagatatgatctgtttcgtgaaatggatatatttatatatttcaagcgcttgtagaaaaaatattgttcctaactcttgcgtaaagtgtcttgcccgcactcaactgcttacccgaactctgcttcgcatcgttcgggcaacggcagtttcgtgcgggcaagtatcactttccgcacttgataggaaaataactattccttattttcaaaaatcaatgaaaaatgaaaaaaattattactaacccttttggatttttttcttattcatcatCGAGTCAGATTGTGGTTCTTGTATGTCCAGCTTGGTAAAATGTGGATGACACACGTAATATCTATTGTAAATCTGTTCATCGGATAATTCTTGCCAATTTTGTGGATTAATAACTTCTAACCAACTTTTAAAAATACTTGAATTGGCTTTGGGGAAACGATGTCTTTGGCTTACTCAGTCCATACATCCAGGTACACAACAATTGtccatttttatcatttttaaaaGGTATAAATTAGCTTATATATCACTAATACCTACAACGTCCACTAATAATACAACATTTTTTAACAGAAAAGAACGAACTCAACCTCTCAActtctgaactttattgtcactgctGCCATGCTTGAATCGCACCTAGCGGGCCTAGCGGCTGAAAAATGAACTAACTGCGAATGTAGCGCTACCAAGCGGTTGCGATCCTCACTAAAAACATCAATAGTGGTGGGGGTTAAGAGGTGTCCCAtctattctctgtaatctgtgtcaaCAGACTGAGGTTTGAAACGCATGTGGGATGTTTAGCACTTTAGCATCGAACAACGATGCCAAGTTGAAATTATGTAAGATGAAAAAATAATGGCAATTGTTCAAAGGTGCCCCGTTGAATGGTACCCCCTTCTACCCTACATGTGGATGGATTGTGCAGTTCACACGGCAGATATTTCGACAAACATTCGCTCTCTCGATTGCGATTATTCAGTGGTGTGCCCCAGCAGTGAAATGGATTCCACCGGTTTTGACACCGAAATGTTCATTGAGGCTGTGAAGAATCGGCCTATAATTTGAAATCTGTCATTGCCAGAGTACTTcgacaagatgaaaaaaaaaagagcgTGGATGGAAGTTTGCTCACTGATGTTCAAcgggtttgaagaaaaatcagagAAGGAACAAAATGATATAGGTAAGTTAAACAGACAAACGCACTTTATTGCTATACATCATATTGTTGATAAATAAAAAGATAATAGAAGATTGTGCGATTGCATTGACAATAATttctattataataaaaaatggagTGCTTAGAATTTGTAACATAAGTTATTGCTCAGGACTTATAACTGCAACTGTAACTTTAAATACAATTATCTTGCCATGGAACAGCACCAGCATTGCTTACGAAATATTCTGCTAAAACGTTTCTCCTGTGAGTAAGTGTTCGTCCAGCTTGTCTGATGTTGTTATCATCAGAGTCATATAAGCCGTTGATAACGAGTGTGTCCTCTTTATTAAAACCATCTCTTGCTCTTATATAATTATGTAAAACGCAACAGCATTTTATTATACTCATCACTAAGTCAAGTTTTACACCAATAGCTCTGTGAAATACCCTCCACTTATTCGTGAGGATGCCGAAGGAACATTCTACTTACCTACGAGCTCTACTTAAACGGTAATTGAATATTCGTTTGTTGTATTGTAGAAACTTTCCTGTATAAGGTCTCATGACAAAATCAGATAGGGAAAATGCTCCATCCCCAACAAATGTAAAGGGCATTATAGTAGCAGTTGTTCCTGGAAAAAGTTGTGGCTTCGGTAGATTTGCCCTGCCCTCTTCTAACATGCAGTACAAGAGTTCTCAAAAATTGCACAACATATAGTTGGCATCAGCGGATGATTGAACGATCCTTACATGTTTTCCATCTAAGGCACCCAAACAATTGGGGAAGTTTGCGCGGTCAAAGAAGATTTCAGCCTTTTCCAGCCACCCTTCAGTAGAAAATGGGGGTATACACTCCTGACGAAGATTAGTCCATATGGCATGGCAGACTCTTCTGACGATTTTCGTTATAGTAGAATGTTCTAGTCTGTACTGATAATGTAACTCAATCATACTGCATCCACTTCCCAAGTACctaaaaacatttttctagtcATGAAATTATACTAACAGCAGTTTTATGTTTTAATTCTGCAGGTTCGAAACTcatgaagaaatggaagggAATGCGGGATACTTTCATGAAAAGTTGTAAGAAAAAACTGTATCTGGACAAGGAGCTAACAGAAGCAGATGTTATATATATGGATGACAAATGGAATTTTTAATCCAAACAAATATTCCATCTGcaaagccggccacag
Above is a window of Coccinella septempunctata chromosome 5, icCocSept1.1, whole genome shotgun sequence DNA encoding:
- the LOC123314584 gene encoding uncharacterized protein LOC123314584, which codes for MRLAVNPVEMLAVTLRYLGSGCSMIELHYQYRLEHSTITKIVRRVCHAIWTNLRQECIPPFSTEGWLEKAEIFFDRANFPNCLGALDGKHVRIVQSSADANYMLCNF